One window from the genome of Paracoccus marcusii encodes:
- a CDS encoding TetR/AcrR family transcriptional regulator, which produces MTSNLRDRRRQQTAREIQLAALRLSIRSGYAAVTTDSIAAEAGISPRTFFNYYANKQAAVLGMPPQLEPCTADWIVTSKGALIDDLALLLGRMLELKDLDRQVVRMIEQVWDTTPELMAVFRNSMDNIALTIGGLLHARLGPDRQAEAMLIAELATHALSHAVRTWAGDETMTESDIPDMLRQQMRQVGALLT; this is translated from the coding sequence ATGACCAGCAACCTGCGCGACCGCCGCCGCCAGCAGACCGCCCGAGAGATCCAGCTGGCCGCGCTGCGGTTGAGCATCCGGTCGGGCTATGCGGCGGTCACCACCGATTCCATCGCCGCCGAGGCAGGGATTAGTCCGCGCACCTTCTTCAACTATTACGCCAACAAGCAGGCTGCGGTCCTGGGCATGCCGCCGCAGCTGGAACCCTGCACGGCCGATTGGATCGTGACGTCCAAGGGGGCACTGATCGACGATCTGGCGCTGTTGCTGGGACGGATGCTGGAACTGAAGGACCTGGACCGCCAGGTCGTCCGCATGATCGAACAGGTCTGGGACACCACCCCCGAGCTGATGGCCGTGTTCCGCAATTCGATGGACAACATCGCCCTGACGATCGGCGGGCTGCTGCACGCCCGCCTGGGCCCCGACCGCCAGGCCGAGGCGATGCTGATCGCCGAACTGGCGACCCACGCGCTGTCGCATGCCGTGCGCACCTGGGCGGGGGACGAGACGATGACCGAATCCGACATTCCCGACATGCTGCGCCAGCAGATGCGGCAGGTCGGCGCGCTGCTGACCTAG
- a CDS encoding chemotaxis protein CheB, with protein sequence MNDASPARATTRPPFAVVGIGASAGGLEALHDLLRDVRREDPAAYVVIQHLDPTHDSVLAELLDRRTALSVQQATDGTVLQPGHVYTIPPGARMLISDGRLHLTDFDQPRGLRRPIDDFFESLAHDRGPAAACVILSGTGADGTLGLRAVKEHGGICVIQEPRTARYDGMPLSAQSTGLVDYVLPPERIVPAILQFFDSSETQQADDAMLADARLICQHLLDRCGHDFSGYKMTTLVRRIRRRLQVLNIAGTRDYLRHLQRHPDECEALLNEFLINVTRFFRDPEMFQALREQAIRPMVAAADGEELRVWVAGCSSGEEAYSVAMLIDTEMRAAGLRPRFTVFASDIDKKMIEIARAGTYPISALADIPEEMRAAYTTHRDALMQITPQLRDRVRFSLHSVLRDPPFARVDLISCRNLLIYLDEDLQSQVLPLFHYALRPGGYLFLGPSEGVRRESMHFTELDRPARLFQRDATPARLPLDMPFLRSEGDRPSPGPRSRKAEDGAARDGALAAQRRVLDRFAPASLQVSPAGEVLWTAGRLGRFLAVDPTARKPILAPQIVHPGLKEAVTAALDQVAGTGRAAILRNLLARSDLGAQPVTLFAEPLPDRSVLLVFHDAGAQALPDTLDETDELSVTESRSDLLEEQLRLTRIELHGAVQELETANEELKSSNEEMMSMNEELQSTNEELSTVNDELKSKIDDLTAANSDLQNFFSATKIPLLVVDRDVRVRNFTAAALQIFPLRRSDHGRPLADVSNVFASDVLLSMAAEVARQGEAQGTELVEAGGTRVWRVDAKPYRGPEGHLDGAMLVFEDVTALRDLRVEVERQEERLNAVRSMARIAVWHYDAASRMLTIDDSSDLLGLGQTAQLPLSAFAALIAPADRDGLLADLQACAAGTAFRRVVSPSSDARSAVRLETAAARFGSDDGDCRVLGVMLDVTAAQSAATLREAVISEMDHRVKNLFTQISAMLRMAARETDDAQTVVEEVSARINALASSHGLTTARGTKSQLPLADLIATTLAPYDGARIDSGGDDLTIPARLVVPMSLILHELATNAFKYGVLGPVDGALQITWRRDGDGAVLDWTERYDAPRAQDEPDAGFGSILLEGATSQIDGTLQVTLDADSRRTRLTF encoded by the coding sequence ATGAATGACGCCTCGCCCGCACGCGCCACCACGCGTCCGCCCTTCGCCGTCGTCGGCATCGGCGCCTCTGCCGGGGGACTCGAGGCGCTGCACGACCTGCTGCGTGACGTCCGGCGCGAGGATCCGGCTGCCTATGTCGTCATCCAGCACCTGGACCCGACGCATGACAGCGTTCTGGCCGAACTGCTGGACCGGCGCACCGCGCTCAGCGTGCAGCAGGCGACCGACGGCACGGTGCTGCAGCCGGGTCATGTCTATACCATCCCCCCCGGCGCGCGGATGCTGATCAGCGACGGACGCCTGCACCTGACCGATTTCGACCAGCCGCGCGGGCTGCGCCGCCCGATCGACGACTTCTTCGAAAGCCTGGCGCATGACCGCGGCCCGGCCGCTGCCTGCGTGATCCTGTCGGGCACGGGGGCGGACGGCACGTTGGGGCTGCGCGCGGTCAAGGAACATGGCGGCATCTGCGTCATCCAGGAACCGCGTACCGCCCGGTATGACGGAATGCCCCTCTCGGCGCAGTCGACCGGGCTGGTGGACTATGTTCTGCCGCCGGAACGGATCGTGCCCGCCATCCTGCAGTTCTTCGACTCCAGCGAAACGCAGCAGGCCGACGACGCGATGCTGGCCGATGCGCGGCTGATCTGCCAACACCTGCTGGACCGGTGCGGGCACGATTTCTCGGGCTACAAGATGACGACGCTGGTGCGGCGCATCCGCCGGCGGCTGCAGGTCCTCAACATTGCCGGCACGCGCGACTATCTGCGCCATCTGCAGCGCCATCCCGACGAATGCGAGGCGCTGCTGAACGAGTTCCTGATCAACGTGACGCGGTTCTTCCGCGACCCCGAGATGTTCCAGGCCCTGCGCGAACAGGCGATCCGCCCGATGGTCGCGGCCGCCGACGGAGAGGAGCTGCGCGTCTGGGTCGCCGGCTGCTCATCCGGCGAGGAGGCCTACTCCGTCGCGATGCTGATCGATACGGAAATGCGCGCCGCCGGGTTGCGGCCCCGCTTCACCGTGTTCGCCAGCGACATCGACAAGAAGATGATCGAGATCGCCCGCGCCGGCACCTATCCGATCAGCGCCCTGGCCGACATCCCCGAGGAGATGCGCGCGGCCTATACCACACATCGCGACGCGCTGATGCAGATCACGCCGCAGCTGCGCGACCGGGTGCGTTTCTCGCTGCATTCGGTGCTGCGCGATCCGCCCTTTGCGCGGGTCGACCTGATCTCCTGCCGCAACCTGCTGATCTATCTGGACGAAGATCTGCAGTCTCAGGTGCTGCCGCTGTTCCACTATGCCCTGCGCCCCGGCGGCTACCTGTTCCTGGGCCCGTCCGAAGGGGTGCGTCGCGAATCCATGCACTTCACCGAGCTGGACCGCCCCGCGCGGCTGTTCCAGCGTGACGCGACGCCCGCGCGCCTGCCGCTGGACATGCCGTTCCTGCGGTCCGAGGGCGACCGCCCCTCCCCCGGCCCCCGCAGCCGCAAGGCCGAGGACGGCGCGGCCCGCGACGGGGCCCTTGCCGCACAGCGCAGGGTGCTGGACCGGTTCGCGCCCGCCTCGCTGCAGGTGTCCCCTGCGGGAGAGGTCCTGTGGACGGCGGGCAGGCTGGGCCGTTTCCTGGCCGTCGATCCGACCGCCAGAAAGCCGATCCTGGCACCGCAGATCGTGCATCCGGGCCTCAAGGAGGCGGTGACCGCCGCGCTGGACCAGGTGGCCGGAACGGGCCGCGCGGCCATCCTGCGCAACCTGCTGGCGCGGTCCGACCTGGGGGCGCAGCCGGTGACCCTGTTCGCGGAGCCTCTGCCCGACCGCAGCGTCCTGCTGGTGTTTCACGACGCGGGCGCACAGGCCCTGCCCGACACGCTGGACGAGACGGACGAGCTGAGCGTCACGGAATCCCGGTCGGACCTGCTGGAGGAGCAGCTGCGCCTGACGCGGATCGAGCTGCACGGCGCCGTCCAAGAGCTTGAGACCGCGAACGAGGAGCTGAAGAGCTCGAACGAAGAAATGATGTCGATGAACGAGGAGCTTCAGTCCACGAACGAGGAGCTGAGCACCGTCAACGACGAGCTGAAGTCCAAGATCGACGATCTGACGGCCGCCAACAGCGACCTGCAGAACTTCTTTTCCGCGACCAAGATCCCCCTGCTGGTGGTCGACCGCGACGTGCGGGTGCGCAACTTCACCGCCGCGGCGCTGCAGATCTTTCCGCTGCGCCGGTCCGATCACGGCCGCCCCCTGGCCGACGTGTCCAACGTCTTCGCCAGCGACGTCCTGCTGTCGATGGCGGCAGAGGTGGCCCGCCAGGGCGAGGCGCAGGGAACCGAGCTGGTCGAGGCCGGCGGCACCCGCGTCTGGCGCGTCGACGCCAAGCCCTATCGCGGCCCCGAGGGGCATCTGGACGGCGCCATGCTGGTCTTCGAGGACGTCACCGCGCTGCGCGACCTGCGCGTCGAGGTCGAGCGGCAGGAGGAGCGGCTGAACGCGGTGCGGTCCATGGCGCGGATCGCGGTCTGGCATTACGACGCCGCATCGCGGATGCTGACTATCGACGACAGCTCGGACCTGCTGGGCCTGGGCCAGACGGCGCAGCTGCCGCTGTCGGCCTTTGCGGCCCTGATCGCGCCCGCCGACCGTGACGGGCTGCTGGCCGACCTGCAGGCCTGCGCCGCGGGCACGGCCTTTCGGCGTGTCGTGTCGCCTTCGTCCGACGCACGCTCCGCCGTGCGGTTGGAGACGGCGGCCGCGCGGTTCGGGAGCGACGACGGCGATTGCCGCGTGCTGGGGGTCATGCTGGACGTGACCGCCGCGCAATCGGCCGCCACGCTGCGTGAAGCGGTGATTTCCGAGATGGACCACCGGGTCAAGAACCTGTTCACCCAGATCTCGGCGATGCTGCGGATGGCAGCCCGCGAGACCGACGACGCCCAGACCGTGGTCGAGGAGGTCTCCGCCCGGATCAATGCGCTGGCCAGCTCTCATGGACTGACCACGGCGCGGGGCACCAAATCGCAGCTGCCCCTGGCCGACCTGATCGCGACCACGCTGGCGCCCTATGACGGTGCGCGGATCGACAGCGGCGGTGACGACCTGACCATCCCGGCCCGCCTGGTGGTCCCGATGTCGCTGATCCTGCACGAACTGGCCACGAACGCGTTCAAGTACGGCGTCCTGGGGCCGGTCGACGGTGCGTTGCAGATCACGTGGCGACGCGATGGCGACGGGGCGGTGCTGGACTGGACCGAACGCTATGACGCGCCGCGGGCGCAGGACGAACCCGATGCGGGCTTCGGCTCGATCCTGCTGGAGGGGGCGACATCGCAGATCGACGGCACGTTGCAGGTGACGCTGGACGCGGACAGCCGCCGCACCCGCCTGACCTTCTAG
- the eutC gene encoding ethanolamine ammonia-lyase subunit EutC yields MSAPDLRRLSALTPARVRLQAGAGPTALPDLLRFQQDHAAARDAIHGQVDWDALTRDLDPLPVLRVDSMATDRATYLRRPDLGRQLAPHDLARLDAPLQVVIGDGLSAPAVMAQAAGVVRALLACLPELAGRPVILAQGARVALGDAIGAATGAGMVLMLIGERPGLSVADSLGAYLTHAPRIGLRDNARNCVSNIHPNGGLSHQAAAERLAWLVMQGRRIGATGIALKDESGGSDLLPPQD; encoded by the coding sequence ATGAGCGCGCCGGACCTGCGCCGCCTGTCCGCCCTGACTCCGGCGCGGGTGCGGCTGCAGGCGGGGGCCGGGCCGACCGCCCTGCCGGACCTGCTGCGGTTTCAGCAGGACCACGCGGCGGCGCGCGATGCGATCCACGGGCAGGTGGATTGGGACGCGCTGACGCGGGACCTTGACCCGCTGCCGGTGCTGCGGGTGGACAGCATGGCGACCGACCGCGCCACCTATCTGCGCCGCCCAGACCTGGGGCGGCAGCTGGCGCCCCATGACCTGGCCCGGCTGGACGCGCCGCTGCAGGTGGTGATCGGGGACGGGCTGTCCGCGCCCGCGGTCATGGCGCAGGCCGCGGGCGTGGTGCGGGCGCTGCTCGCCTGCCTGCCGGAACTGGCGGGGCGTCCGGTGATTCTGGCGCAGGGCGCGCGGGTGGCCTTGGGCGATGCGATCGGGGCGGCCACGGGGGCGGGCATGGTGCTGATGCTGATCGGCGAACGGCCCGGACTGTCGGTGGCCGACAGCCTTGGCGCCTATCTGACCCATGCGCCCCGGATCGGGCTGCGCGACAACGCGCGCAACTGCGTGTCAAACATTCATCCGAACGGGGGGCTGTCCCATCAGGCCGCCGCCGAACGGCTGGCCTGGCTGGTGATGCAGGGGCGTCGGATCGGCGCGACGGGCATCGCGCTGAAGGACGAAAGCGGCGGCAGCGACCTGCTGCCGCCCCAGGATTAG
- a CDS encoding efflux RND transporter permease subunit: protein MARFFIHRPVFAWVIALITMLVGALGLNSLAIEQYPQIAPTTVQVRATYNGASAEIVESSVTTVIEDAMTGIDGLTYMTSNSTPGSASVALTFDDTVDPEIAQVQVQNKLQLVTSQLPDVVQQQGVQVERSTSSILLVAALTAEEGTYTTVQLGDLISQFIEDPVKRTPGVGSINTFGSGYAMRVWMDPMKMVQYSVTPADVTAAVAAQNTNVTVGDLGAQPAAEGQRLTVSVTAQSQLSTVEEFESILLRVDPDGSTVFLGDVARIEIGQESYGGSSRYNGNPAAAVAVNLATGANAVSTAAAVRDTIDGLADALPAGVEITYPYDTSPFVEKSISQVYKTLAEAVLLVFLVILVFLQSWRATIIPVVAIPVVLLGTFAVLAVAGFSINTLTMFALVLAIGLLVDDAIVVVENVERVMEEEGLGPVEATEKSMDEITSALVGIVLVLSAVFLPMAFQTGATGVIYRQFSITIITAMILSLGVAVILTPAMCASLLKARKHGQGGIAPARWFNRNLDRTTTGYVGIVTRLVKRPLRMLIVLVAIGFGVMTLFDRLPGSFLPDEDQGVALAIIQGPDGSTTQQTQALVEKVEQYLLTQETDTVESVFAALGFSFGGTGQSNALVFIKLRDYAERDGFDIASLVNRANGYFFTTNRQGQIFALQPPAIQGLGTSSGFTMYLVDQTGQGQDALAAAANQLVADAQAGGQVTNLRGNETANTQTALRLDIDQQKAAAFGLNIGDVNAMLSVIFAGRDVNDFALGNDLRPVVVQGEAASRSQPEDIERWYARNSQGEMVSFGAFADQSWQQEPQSLARFGGTRALELSGAAVPGLSSGEAMDVMEQMVADMDGGYGTAWTGLSFQERLSGNQAPLLFALSALVVFLSLAALYESWSVPLAVMLTVPVGILGALAAALFFGQSNDVYFKVGLLTTIGLAARNAILIVEFAEAQVKEGKTVVEAALIASRQRLRPILMTTFAFMLGVLPLAIASGAGAGAQNSIGIGVLGGMASSAVIGIFLVPVFYVAVLKIRSLLSRKKEKTS from the coding sequence ATGGCACGTTTCTTCATTCACCGGCCCGTCTTTGCATGGGTGATCGCCCTGATCACCATGCTGGTCGGCGCGCTTGGCCTGAACAGCCTGGCCATCGAACAGTATCCCCAGATCGCACCCACGACGGTGCAGGTCCGGGCCACCTATAACGGCGCCTCGGCCGAGATCGTCGAATCCTCGGTCACCACGGTGATCGAGGACGCGATGACCGGCATCGACGGCCTGACCTACATGACGTCGAATTCGACGCCGGGGTCGGCATCGGTCGCGCTGACCTTCGACGACACCGTCGACCCCGAGATCGCCCAGGTCCAGGTGCAGAACAAGCTGCAGCTGGTCACGTCGCAGCTGCCCGACGTGGTGCAGCAGCAGGGCGTGCAGGTCGAACGCTCGACCAGCTCGATCCTGCTGGTGGCGGCGCTGACGGCGGAAGAGGGCACCTATACCACCGTCCAGCTGGGCGACCTGATCTCGCAGTTCATCGAGGATCCGGTCAAGCGCACGCCGGGCGTCGGGTCGATCAACACCTTCGGCTCGGGCTATGCGATGCGGGTCTGGATGGACCCGATGAAGATGGTCCAGTACAGCGTCACGCCCGCCGACGTCACCGCGGCCGTGGCCGCGCAGAACACCAACGTCACCGTGGGCGACCTGGGCGCGCAGCCCGCCGCCGAGGGCCAGCGGCTGACCGTGTCGGTCACCGCGCAGTCGCAGCTGTCGACGGTCGAGGAGTTCGAGAGCATCCTGCTGCGCGTCGATCCCGACGGATCGACGGTCTTTCTGGGCGACGTCGCCCGGATCGAGATCGGTCAGGAAAGCTATGGCGGCAGCTCGCGCTATAACGGTAACCCGGCCGCGGCCGTCGCCGTGAACCTGGCGACCGGCGCGAACGCCGTGTCGACCGCCGCCGCCGTGCGCGACACCATCGACGGCCTTGCCGACGCCCTGCCCGCGGGGGTCGAGATCACCTATCCCTATGACACCTCTCCGTTTGTGGAAAAGTCGATCAGCCAGGTCTACAAGACTCTGGCCGAGGCCGTGCTGCTGGTGTTCCTGGTGATCCTGGTCTTCCTGCAAAGCTGGCGGGCGACGATCATCCCGGTGGTGGCGATCCCCGTCGTGCTGCTGGGCACCTTCGCCGTGCTGGCGGTGGCGGGCTTCTCGATCAACACGTTGACGATGTTCGCGCTGGTGCTGGCCATCGGCCTTCTGGTCGACGACGCCATCGTGGTCGTGGAGAACGTCGAGCGGGTGATGGAGGAAGAGGGCCTGGGCCCCGTCGAGGCCACCGAAAAGAGCATGGACGAGATCACCTCGGCGCTGGTCGGCATCGTGCTGGTCCTGTCGGCGGTATTCCTGCCGATGGCGTTCCAGACCGGCGCCACCGGGGTCATCTATCGCCAGTTCTCGATCACCATCATCACCGCGATGATCCTGTCGCTGGGCGTGGCCGTGATCCTGACCCCCGCCATGTGCGCAAGCCTGCTCAAGGCGCGCAAGCATGGCCAGGGCGGCATCGCCCCCGCCCGCTGGTTCAACCGCAACCTGGACCGGACCACGACCGGCTATGTCGGCATCGTCACGCGGCTGGTGAAGCGCCCGCTGCGGATGCTGATCGTCCTGGTCGCGATCGGATTCGGCGTGATGACGCTGTTCGACCGCCTGCCCGGGTCGTTCCTGCCCGACGAGGATCAGGGCGTCGCCCTGGCCATCATCCAGGGCCCGGACGGATCGACCACCCAGCAGACGCAGGCCCTGGTCGAGAAGGTTGAACAGTACCTGCTGACCCAGGAAACCGACACGGTGGAATCGGTCTTTGCCGCGCTTGGCTTCAGCTTCGGCGGGACCGGGCAAAGCAACGCGCTGGTCTTCATCAAGCTGCGCGACTATGCCGAACGCGACGGGTTCGACATCGCGTCGCTGGTGAACCGGGCGAACGGCTATTTCTTCACCACCAACCGCCAGGGCCAGATCTTTGCCCTGCAGCCGCCCGCGATCCAGGGCCTGGGCACGTCCTCCGGCTTTACCATGTACCTGGTGGACCAGACGGGTCAGGGCCAGGACGCGCTGGCCGCCGCCGCCAACCAGCTTGTCGCGGATGCGCAGGCGGGTGGCCAGGTCACCAACCTGCGCGGCAACGAGACCGCGAACACCCAGACCGCCCTCCGCCTGGACATCGATCAGCAGAAGGCCGCGGCCTTTGGGCTGAACATCGGTGACGTGAACGCGATGCTGTCGGTGATCTTTGCAGGGCGCGACGTGAACGACTTTGCGCTTGGCAACGACCTGCGGCCCGTGGTGGTCCAGGGCGAGGCCGCAAGCCGCAGTCAGCCCGAGGACATCGAACGCTGGTATGCCCGCAACAGCCAGGGGGAAATGGTGTCCTTTGGCGCCTTCGCCGATCAAAGCTGGCAGCAGGAACCGCAATCGCTGGCGCGTTTCGGCGGCACACGGGCGCTGGAGCTCAGCGGGGCGGCCGTTCCCGGCCTGTCCTCGGGCGAGGCGATGGACGTGATGGAACAGATGGTGGCGGACATGGACGGCGGCTATGGCACCGCATGGACTGGGCTGTCGTTCCAGGAACGGCTGTCGGGCAACCAGGCGCCGCTTCTGTTCGCGCTGTCGGCGCTGGTCGTGTTCCTGTCGCTGGCCGCGCTGTACGAAAGCTGGTCGGTGCCGCTGGCGGTCATGCTGACCGTCCCGGTGGGCATCCTGGGCGCCCTGGCGGCCGCGCTGTTCTTCGGACAGTCGAACGACGTGTACTTCAAGGTGGGTCTGCTGACGACCATCGGGCTTGCCGCCCGAAACGCCATCCTGATCGTCGAATTCGCCGAGGCGCAGGTCAAGGAGGGCAAGACCGTGGTCGAGGCCGCCCTGATCGCATCGCGCCAGCGTCTGCGTCCGATCCTGATGACCACGTTCGCGTTCATGCTGGGCGTGCTGCCGCTGGCCATCGCGTCGGGCGCCGGTGCGGGGGCGCAGAACTCGATCGGCATCGGCGTTCTGGGCGGCATGGCTTCCTCTGCCGTCATCGGGATCTTCCTGGTGCCGGTCTTCTATGTGGCCGTGCTCAAGATCCGGTCGCTGCTGTCGCGCAAGAAGGAAAAGACCTCGTGA
- a CDS encoding efflux transporter outer membrane subunit: protein MTFPRMTRATLSLTALLMISACAAVGPDPTALPDTRVQGAFAEGGGGPVGQVGTTAFWSGYQDRTLSRLIAGGLDTSLDIITANERIRAAAADLQATQPLAAQISGEPASASRVRSGGDGQATGYTSSANLSAGFVFDLFGGARRAREGAAAGVASAEAQAQVTRLAWLAEVISAYSDARYNQQALALTRDTIEARQATLRVTRDSQALGLATDFDIAQTEALLQTAQADLPAFEAQFNAQVYRLSTLLNQQAGPLMSQMQGGSGALRIPPGPGTGVPAELLRNRPDVRAAQQDLVQALAAVGVATADMLPSLSLTGTVSDTGGATGWGFGPRISLPVANQGILGATRTRRVSEARQADLAWRSQVAASVEDVQTSQSNLRRLRQRVDALDRAAASYDRAYALARTNFEAGALPLVDLLDADRQRAAARLQAASARNDAAKEWAALQIATGAGAAVARIAD from the coding sequence GTGACGTTTCCCCGTATGACCCGCGCGACGCTGTCGCTGACGGCGCTGTTGATGATCTCCGCCTGCGCGGCGGTGGGGCCAGACCCCACCGCCCTGCCCGACACCCGCGTCCAGGGCGCCTTCGCCGAAGGCGGCGGCGGCCCCGTGGGCCAGGTCGGCACCACGGCCTTCTGGTCGGGCTATCAGGACCGCACCCTGTCGCGGCTGATCGCGGGCGGGCTGGACACCAGCCTGGACATCATCACCGCCAACGAACGCATCCGTGCCGCAGCGGCCGACCTTCAGGCGACCCAGCCCCTGGCGGCCCAGATCAGCGGAGAGCCCGCATCGGCCAGCCGCGTGCGGTCGGGCGGCGACGGTCAGGCGACCGGCTATACCAGCAGTGCCAACCTGTCGGCGGGCTTCGTGTTCGACCTGTTCGGGGGCGCGCGCCGTGCCCGCGAAGGGGCCGCTGCGGGCGTCGCATCGGCCGAGGCGCAGGCGCAGGTCACCCGGCTGGCATGGCTGGCCGAGGTCATCAGCGCCTATTCCGACGCGCGCTACAACCAGCAGGCGCTGGCTCTGACCCGCGACACGATCGAGGCGCGCCAGGCCACCCTGCGCGTCACCCGCGACAGCCAGGCCCTGGGTCTTGCCACCGATTTCGACATCGCCCAGACCGAGGCTCTGCTGCAGACCGCGCAGGCCGACCTTCCCGCCTTCGAGGCGCAATTCAACGCGCAGGTCTATCGCCTGTCGACGCTGCTGAACCAGCAGGCCGGGCCGCTGATGTCGCAGATGCAGGGCGGATCGGGCGCGCTGCGCATCCCGCCCGGCCCCGGCACCGGGGTACCGGCCGAACTGCTGCGTAACCGTCCAGACGTGCGCGCGGCCCAGCAGGATCTGGTGCAGGCGCTGGCGGCGGTGGGGGTCGCGACGGCGGACATGCTGCCCTCGCTGTCACTGACGGGGACGGTCAGCGACACGGGCGGTGCGACGGGCTGGGGCTTTGGCCCGCGCATCAGCCTGCCGGTGGCCAACCAGGGCATCCTGGGCGCAACCCGCACCCGCCGCGTGTCCGAGGCGCGCCAAGCCGATCTGGCATGGCGCAGCCAAGTCGCGGCCTCGGTCGAGGATGTGCAGACCAGCCAGTCGAACCTGCGCCGCCTGCGCCAGCGCGTCGATGCGCTGGACCGCGCGGCGGCGAGCTATGACCGGGCCTATGCCTTGGCGCGCACGAACTTCGAGGCGGGCGCCCTGCCGCTGGTCGATCTGCTGGACGCCGACCGCCAGCGTGCGGCGGCACGCCTGCAGGCCGCATCGGCCCGCAACGACGCCGCCAAGGAATGGGCCGCACTGCAGATCGCGACCGGTGCGGGGGCCGCCGTGGCGCGGATCGCCGACTAA
- a CDS encoding efflux RND transporter periplasmic adaptor subunit — protein sequence MMPKHSLATGAAMVAAILSTSAAWAQAPEGMPPKQVGVMQVAVQDVPRIVTLPGRAVAVSETAIRPRVGGIVTEILYDPGAAIEAGTPMFRIEDTTYQANLASAEAQVASARAQVTQSQSSFDRTQQLLGSGTTQAQVEQAQATLDQATAALQSAEADLTLAQAELGWTTVTSPLSGIASVSAASVGDLVTAGQADAMATVTQLDPIEVDMYEPSSRFLSVLDDINDGNLRLNDELAATLTLENGREYQAVGQLVAPGVTVSTSTGSIDTRFRFDNPDNLLLPGMFLRGQVDLGVTSAILVSQSSATRDKVGTLTAWVVEDGKVSQRQLTEDGTYKHQWIVTDGIEDGETLVVDGLTGLAEGMEVVTVPVTIDETGVVREQAPAQGAPADAASADAAPTDAASADTAPDAAAADAGTDTGPADAAPAEADAAPAGATE from the coding sequence ATGATGCCGAAACACAGCCTTGCGACCGGCGCCGCCATGGTCGCCGCGATTCTGTCCACCTCCGCGGCCTGGGCGCAGGCGCCCGAAGGGATGCCGCCCAAGCAAGTGGGCGTCATGCAGGTGGCGGTTCAGGACGTTCCGCGAATCGTGACCCTGCCCGGTCGCGCGGTCGCGGTGTCGGAGACCGCCATCCGCCCCCGCGTCGGCGGCATCGTGACCGAGATCCTTTACGATCCCGGCGCTGCGATCGAGGCGGGCACCCCGATGTTCCGCATCGAGGACACCACCTATCAGGCGAACCTGGCCAGTGCCGAGGCGCAGGTCGCCTCTGCCCGCGCCCAGGTGACGCAGTCGCAGTCGTCCTTTGACCGTACCCAACAGCTACTAGGGTCTGGGACGACCCAGGCCCAGGTCGAACAGGCCCAGGCCACGCTGGACCAGGCGACCGCCGCGCTGCAATCGGCCGAGGCCGACCTGACGCTGGCACAGGCCGAACTGGGCTGGACCACGGTCACCAGCCCCCTGTCGGGCATCGCCAGCGTGTCGGCGGCATCGGTGGGCGATCTGGTGACCGCCGGACAGGCCGACGCCATGGCTACCGTCACCCAGCTGGACCCGATCGAGGTCGACATGTACGAACCTTCGTCGCGCTTCCTCAGCGTGCTGGACGACATCAACGACGGCAACCTGCGCCTGAACGACGAACTGGCCGCGACCCTGACGCTGGAGAACGGCCGTGAATACCAGGCGGTTGGCCAGCTGGTCGCGCCCGGCGTGACCGTGTCGACCTCGACCGGGTCGATCGACACGCGGTTCCGGTTCGACAATCCCGACAACCTGCTGCTGCCGGGCATGTTCCTGCGCGGGCAGGTCGATCTGGGCGTGACCTCGGCGATCCTGGTGTCGCAGTCGTCGGCCACGCGTGACAAGGTCGGCACCCTGACGGCCTGGGTCGTCGAGGATGGCAAGGTCAGCCAGCGCCAGCTGACCGAGGACGGCACCTACAAGCACCAGTGGATCGTCACAGACGGCATCGAGGATGGCGAGACACTGGTCGTCGACGGCCTGACCGGGCTGGCCGAGGGCATGGAGGTCGTCACCGTCCCCGTGACCATCGACGAGACCGGCGTCGTGCGCGAACAGGCCCCCGCCCAAGGCGCCCCCGCCGATGCAGCCTCTGCCGATGCAGCCCCCACGGATGCGGCCTCCGCCGACACGGCCCCCGACGCAGCCGCGGCCGACGCGGGAACCGACACCGGCCCCGCCGACGCAGCCCCCGCGGAGGCGGATGCCGCCCCCGCCGGCGCGACGGAGTAA